In one window of Pseudooceanicola aestuarii DNA:
- a CDS encoding gamma-glutamyl-gamma-aminobutyrate hydrolase family protein, which translates to MRRPVIGVTTSQRSGWRIFPLVALNIWLAGGRAIRWGAGRRMDVSRADGIVIGGGDDISPDLYGGELVSAARLDPARDKLEQELVQEALQQDTPVLGICRGSQMINVALGGTLDQDAYATYTNSRLYRTILPRKRVRVEPGTRLMQVAGAKPMRVNALHSQAVCILGTDLRVAARDSGGMIQGVERVRDPFMLGVQWHPEHLFYAHRQRAIFRALVTAARAGMDRADQHEAVDAASDHDRAGRREATGLLG; encoded by the coding sequence TGGCGCTGAACATCTGGTTGGCTGGTGGCCGGGCGATCCGCTGGGGCGCCGGGCGGCGCATGGATGTCTCACGCGCAGATGGCATCGTGATCGGTGGCGGCGACGACATCTCCCCCGATCTCTACGGCGGCGAACTGGTCAGCGCCGCCCGCCTCGACCCCGCCCGCGACAAGCTGGAGCAGGAGCTGGTGCAGGAGGCCCTGCAACAGGACACCCCCGTGCTGGGCATCTGCCGGGGCAGCCAGATGATCAACGTGGCCCTGGGCGGCACGCTGGATCAGGATGCCTATGCCACCTATACCAACAGCCGCCTCTACCGCACCATCCTGCCGCGCAAACGGGTCCGCGTCGAACCCGGCACCCGGCTGATGCAGGTCGCGGGGGCGAAACCGATGCGGGTCAACGCGCTGCATTCCCAGGCGGTCTGCATTCTGGGCACCGACCTGCGCGTCGCGGCCCGCGACAGTGGCGGGATGATCCAGGGGGTTGAGCGGGTGCGCGATCCCTTCATGCTGGGCGTGCAATGGCATCCCGAGCACCTGTTCTACGCCCACCGCCAGCGCGCCATCTTTCGGGCGTTGGTCACTGCCGCCCGCGCCGGCATGGACCGCGCCGACCAGCACGAAGCCGTGGACGCCGCCAGCGATCACGACCGCGCCGGCCGGCGGGAGGCCACAGGCCTGCTGGGCTGA